One stretch of Oncorhynchus clarkii lewisi isolate Uvic-CL-2024 chromosome 1, UVic_Ocla_1.0, whole genome shotgun sequence DNA includes these proteins:
- the LOC139414117 gene encoding protocadherin-15-like, whose translation MEVPLAKRFEIDEADRQRRLSSFACRANSSCGNGSLHSILPKSESNVTFLSDHHPLTTTNPLYDEEEDGNFSSPYGTAKRGSFSPSLSGGSGNAWTMRTRLRGGSEGYESLKRQALMDPAQWELQLLQAGMKGQGSLEGYDVQSSRSTEESKLSVREQARQYEQQAMQERTPRGGRESRCSLTSPPLLRNQDNIDMLELSAETLFSIMDSPYSPLSIGKDVPPRIIITQGEGSPPLAQRPTLPVLRTSISSYITAEPCEITVEIIPDPPENPPPPPPSPHSPPPPSPHSPPPPPPSQTPYSGPPPPPPASSPPPPPSSSPPPAPFNPHFIEPDHSPPPSFPPSPPPARNHAPPPPPPPLPPPFSPTFERPRHTVQFVPTSLPPLSSLRPISSRAHPPPTHPQSEDGVKRKELKGILKNLQNLADIEKSVANLYSQVDKNRKVARFGKKPQATEGPEGIRRQNRSGSREEPNQPNLTSTEPVVQPNSTTNTNSSDLETSQPGTNNVTSEVQEPSQSNQSNTDSVIEELSNHFPSQSTTF comes from the exons ATGGAAGTACCTCT GGCTAAAAGGTTTGAGATCGATGAAGCCGACCGCCAGAGACGCCTTAGCAGCTTCGCCTGTCGCGCCAACTCCTCCTGTGGCAACGGGTCGCTGCACAGCATCCTGCCCAAGTCAGAGAGCAACGTCACCTTTCTGTCAGACCACCACCCCCTGACCACCACTAACCCTCTCTACGATGAAGAAGAAGACGGGAACTTTAGCAGCCCCTACGGGACAGCGAAAAGgggctctttctctccctccctctctggaggGTCCGGGAACGCCTGGACCATGCGGACTCGTCTCCGTGGAGGATCAGAGGGGTACGAGTCGCTGAAGAGACAGGCTCTGATGGACCCGGCCCAGTGGGAGCTGCAGCTGCTCCAAGCTGGGATGAAGGGTCAAGGAAGCCTGGAGGGTTATGACGTCCAGAGCAGCCGCAGCACAGAGGAGAGCAAGCTGTCTGTCAGGGAGCAGGCCAGGCAGTATGAACAGCAGGCCATGCAGGAGAGGACCCCCAGGGGAGGGCGTGAGTCCAGGTGCTCCCTGACCTCCCCTCCTTTACTGCGGAACCAAGACAACATTGACATGCTGGAGTTAAGTGCAGAGACCCTGTTCTCCATCATGGACAGCCCCTACAGCCCCCTGTCCATAGGGAAGGATGTTCCTCCCCGCATCATCATCACCCAGGGCGAAGGCTCTCCGCCCCTGGCCCAGAGGCCCACACTGCCTGTCCTCAGGACCAGCATCTCCAGCTACATCACTGCGGAGCCCTGCGAGATCACTGTGGAGATCATCCCTGACCCGCCTGAGAATCCGccacctccccctccttctcctcattctcctccacctccttctcctcattctcctccacctcctcctccttctcaaacaccttattctggtcctcctcctcctcctcctgcctcatctcctcctcctcctccctcctcatctcctccccctgcACCCTTCAATCCTCACTTCATTGAGCCTGATcattctcccccaccctccttccctccatctccccctcctgcTCGGAATCATGCTCCTCCGccaccacccccacccctcccGCCCCCTTTCTCCCCCACTTTCGAACGACCCCGCCACACCGTTCAGTTTGTCCCAACCTCCCTGCCGCCATTGTCCTCGCTCCGCCCTATTTCCTCCCGGGCCCATCCCCCTCCTACTCACCCCCAAAGCGAGGACGGTGTGAAGAGGAAGGAGCTAAAGGGGATTCTGAAAAACCTGCAGAACCTCGCTGACATTGAGAAGTCTGTTGCCAACCTCTACAGTCAAGTAGACAAGAATCGCAAGGTGGCGCGATTCGGCAAGAAACCCCAAGCAACCGAGGGACCAGAAGGAATTCGGAGACAAAACAGATCTGGGTCCCGTGAGGAACCAAACCAGCCAAACCTGACTAGCACGGAACCTGTGGTCCAACCAAACTCAACCACAAACACTAACTCCTCTGATCTGGAAACAAGCCAACCAGGCACTAACAATGTAACCTCAGAGGTCCAGGAGCCAAGCCAATCAAACCAGTCAAATACAGACTCTGTGATTGAGGAACTAAGCAATCACTTTCCATCCCAATCCACCACcttctga